From the genome of Mycobacterium kansasii ATCC 12478:
TGGAGATGACGACATTGCCGGCGCGGGCGGCGTTGACCAGTCCCGCCACCCCGAGCACCGAGTCGGCGCGGAACTGCAGCGGGTCCAGGTATGCGTCGTCGATGCGCCGGTAGATGACGTCGACCTGGCGCTCCCCCTCGGTGGTGCGCATGTACACCTGGTTGTCCCGGCAGAACAGGTCGCGGCCTTCGACCAGCTCCACGCCCATCTGGCGGGCCAGCAGCGAATGCTCGAAGTAGGCCGGGTTGTAGACCCCGGGGGTCAGGACCACGACCGTGGGATCGGCCTCGTTGGTGGCCGCCGAGTTGCGCAGAGCCCGCAGCAGGTGCGCCGGATAGTCGTCGACCGCGCGGACCCGGTGGGTGGCGAACAGGTTCGGAAAAACCCGCGCCATGGTGCGCCGGTTCTCCATCACGTAGGACACGCCCGACGGCGAGCGCAGGTTGTCCTCCAGCACCCGGAAGTCGCCGCGGTCGTCGCGGATCAGGTCGATGCCGGCCACATGGATGCGCACCCCGTTGGGCGGAACGATCCCCACCGCCTCGCGATGGAAGTGCTCACAAGAGGTCACCAGCCGGCGTGGGATCACGCCGTCGCGCAGGATTTCCTGGTCACCATAGATGTCGTCGAGGTAGCGCTCGAGGGCCTGGACGCGCTGAATGATGCCCCGTTCCAGCCGCGTCCACTCGGCAGCCGAGATCACCCGGGGCACCAGGTCCAGCGGAAACGGTCGCTCCTGACCCGACAGCGAAAAGGTGATGCCCTGGTCGATGAACGCTCGGCCCAGCGCATCGGCTCGCGCTTTGAGCTCCGATGCGTCGGTGGGCGCCAGCTCGGCATAGATGCCCTTGTAGGGGCCACGAACGTTGCCTTGCGCGTCGAACATCTCGTCGAAGGCCAGGGCGTAACCGTCCGACTTGTGATAGCCGTCGAAGATGCGCTCCGAACGGGCGGATGATCGCCGTCTGGTCGCTTCGATCGGGTCAGAAAGACTCACCCGTGTCATGCTGCCTCACTTCGGGCGTTTCTCCAGGCCAGGGACTGCTCTTTTGGGCGAAAACGTAACCGACTGCTAACCTGAGCAGTCGTTGTCGGGCGACTGGGGCGCCCGAGCAATCCCCGAATCGACATAAGGAATCAACGCGTGGCCAACATCAAGTCGCAGCAAAAGCGCAACCGGACCAACGAACGCGCCCGACTGCGCAACAAGTCGGTGAAGTCGTCGCTGCGTACCGCTGTCCGGGCGTTTCGCGAGGCCGCACACGCCGGCGACAAAGAGAAGGCCGCGGAGCTCCTGGTGTCGACCAACCGCAAGTTGGACAAGGCGGCCAGCAAGGGCGTGATCCACAAGAACCAGGCGGCCAACAAGAAGTCGGCCCTGGCGCGGACCCTCAACAAGCTGGGCTGAGTCCTAGCCGCGGTCGGCGACCAACTCGGCCACCTTCCTGACCGCGGATTCCAGCGCATAGTCGGCGTCGGCCACGGCCCCTTTGACGTTGGCGTTCAGTTCGGCGACCAGCTTCATCGCCGTCGCCACCTTGTCGCGTGACCAGCGCCGCGCCTGCTTTTGCGCCTTCTGCACCCGCCAGGGCGGCATGCCCAGTTGCGCCGCCAGCCGGTACGGGTCGCCGGACAACGGGCCCACCCGGCCGATCGTGTGCACCGCTTCGGCCAGCGCGTCGGCCAGCACCACCAGCGGCTCGCCGCGCATCATGGCCCAGCGCAGCGCTTCGGCGGCTCCGGCCACATCGCCGGTGACGGCCTTGTCGGCGATGTCGAAGCCCTTCACTTCGGCCTTGCCGCTGTGATAGCGGCGAACCGCCGCCACGTCGACGTGACCACCGGTGTCGGCGACCAGCTGCGAGCAGGCCGCGGCGAGTTCACGCAGTTCCGAACCGACCGCATCGAGCAACGCTGCCACGGTCTCGTCGTCGATCTTGACGCGCAGACAACGAAATTCACCGCGGACGAAGTCGAGGCGTTCGCTGAGCTTGGTGATCCGCGCGCACGGATGCACCTGCGCGCCCAGCGACTGCAGTTGACCGGCCAGGGCTTTGGCTCGCCCGCCGCCGGAGTGCACCACCACCAGCACGGTGCCCGGTGGCAGGTCGGCAGCGGTCGACGCGATCATCGCGACGGCATCCTTGCCCGCCTCTGCGGCGGCCTCCAGCACGACAATCCGCTCGTCGGCGAACAGCGAGGGGCTCAGCAACTCGGCGAGCTCATAGGTGCTGACGTCGCCGGCGCGCAGGCGGTTGATCGGCACGTCATCGGCGCCCGGGCCGGCGCCGGCTCCCGCGCGTTGCCGCGCCGACCGCAGTATCTCCCCGACCGCCCGTTCGACCAGCAGTTCTTCGTCGCCCAGGACCAAATGCAACGGCGAAATCTCGCTCACCCCACGATGGTGTCATGTGGGACCGACCAGACCGGCCAGCGACCAGGCCAGTAGGCATCCCAGGGCGGCCACCAGCGCCCAACTCGTCGCAAGACGAAACCACCGGAATCGCCACAGGGCAACCGCCAGCACGGTGACGCCGCCGACGAGCAGCGCGCCGGCCGGGCCCTCGGGGACCGGCACCGTCGCCATCGGCACACCGGCCGCCCAATGCGCCACCCGCAACACCCACCACATCTCCGGCCCGGTGAAGCGGATCAACAGCTGCGCCCCGGCTGGCCACAGGACGGCCAGCAGGGCTGCCGCGCTGCCCAACACGGTGATCGGGGCGATCACCGCTGTGACCGCGAGGTTGGCGAACACCGCAACCAGGCTGAATCGGCCGGAGATCGCCGCTACCAGCGGAGCCGTCACCACCTGCGCGGCCGCGGCGACGGCCAGCGCATCCGCCAGCGGTTTGGGCAAGCCCCGCGCGACCAAGCGGCGCGACCACAGCGGAGCGATGACGACCAGCCCGGCCGTCGCCACCACCGACAACGCGAAACCCATATCGACGGCCAGCTGGGGTGCCGTGGCCATCAGCACCAGCACGCTGGCCGACAGCGCCGGAATCGCCTGTCGCCGCCGCGAAGACAGCATTCCCGCCAGGCCGATCGCGCCCATCACGGCCGCCCGCAACACGCTGGCCGTCGGCTGCACCACGACGACGAATGCCGCCAGTGCTGCCACGGTCAGCCCGACGGCCGCGCGCAGCCCGACCAGCCGTGCCGAAAACAGCACTGCCGCACACACGATCGTGACGTTGGCACCCGACACCGCCGTCAGATGCGTCATCCCTGCCGCGCGGAATTCCCGGCCGGTCGCCGGGCCGATTGCCGAGGTGTCGCCGAGCACCAGCGCGGGCAGCATCGCGGCCTGATCGCCAGGCAACACCTCCCGAACCGCGGCGGCAAACCGGCCGCGAACGGTGTGTGCGGCCCGGTACACCGCACCCGCACGACCCGCGCACACGGTTCGCGGCCGGCCCGCCGCGGTGAGCACCG
Proteins encoded in this window:
- a CDS encoding circularly permuted type 2 ATP-grasp protein, with amino-acid sequence MTRVSLSDPIEATRRRSSARSERIFDGYHKSDGYALAFDEMFDAQGNVRGPYKGIYAELAPTDASELKARADALGRAFIDQGITFSLSGQERPFPLDLVPRVISAAEWTRLERGIIQRVQALERYLDDIYGDQEILRDGVIPRRLVTSCEHFHREAVGIVPPNGVRIHVAGIDLIRDDRGDFRVLEDNLRSPSGVSYVMENRRTMARVFPNLFATHRVRAVDDYPAHLLRALRNSAATNEADPTVVVLTPGVYNPAYFEHSLLARQMGVELVEGRDLFCRDNQVYMRTTEGERQVDVIYRRIDDAYLDPLQFRADSVLGVAGLVNAARAGNVVISSSIGNGVGDDKLVYTYVPAMIEYYLREKPLLANVETYRCWLEDEREEVLDRIGELVLKPVEGSGGYGIVFGPQASEKELAAVGKKIRDNPRSWIAQPMMELSTVPTRIEGSLAPRYVDLRPFAVNDGNDIWVLPGGLTRVALVEGSRVVNSSQGGGSKDTWVLAPRASAADRELGRAQVVRSLPRVVPEQPPTDSPRNEQSQQQQKATD
- the rpsT gene encoding 30S ribosomal protein S20 — protein: MANIKSQQKRNRTNERARLRNKSVKSSLRTAVRAFREAAHAGDKEKAAELLVSTNRKLDKAASKGVIHKNQAANKKSALARTLNKLG
- the holA gene encoding DNA polymerase III subunit delta; this translates as MHLVLGDEELLVERAVGEILRSARQRAGAGAGPGADDVPINRLRAGDVSTYELAELLSPSLFADERIVVLEAAAEAGKDAVAMIASTAADLPPGTVLVVVHSGGGRAKALAGQLQSLGAQVHPCARITKLSERLDFVRGEFRCLRVKIDDETVAALLDAVGSELRELAAACSQLVADTGGHVDVAAVRRYHSGKAEVKGFDIADKAVTGDVAGAAEALRWAMMRGEPLVVLADALAEAVHTIGRVGPLSGDPYRLAAQLGMPPWRVQKAQKQARRWSRDKVATAMKLVAELNANVKGAVADADYALESAVRKVAELVADRG
- a CDS encoding ComEC/Rec2 family competence protein; its protein translation is MTGPVDPVPGAAARLDVRLVPAALTSWVVTAAGIGWPVGRPCASCCLMVATGSAALWWHAARRPKCPPQLRAISAALVAVGVVGAGYGFAIALRADAVGRHPISAAFGTSAPVTVTPSETALSLGAGRLIFRATIQRLRDDEISGRVVVFARASEFGELMAGQPVRFTARITRPTRRDLTVAVLTAAGRPRTVCAGRAGAVYRAAHTVRGRFAAAVREVLPGDQAAMLPALVLGDTSAIGPATGREFRAAGMTHLTAVSGANVTIVCAAVLFSARLVGLRAAVGLTVAALAAFVVVVQPTASVLRAAVMGAIGLAGMLSSRRRQAIPALSASVLVLMATAPQLAVDMGFALSVVATAGLVVIAPLWSRRLVARGLPKPLADALAVAAAAQVVTAPLVAAISGRFSLVAVFANLAVTAVIAPITVLGSAAALLAVLWPAGAQLLIRFTGPEMWWVLRVAHWAAGVPMATVPVPEGPAGALLVGGVTVLAVALWRFRWFRLATSWALVAALGCLLAWSLAGLVGPT